The following nucleotide sequence is from Buchnera aphidicola (Aphis nasturtii).
ATTTTATTTAACAATGCGCTGTTTTTATGGCATTGATTACTGCTTTTGCTTTGTTTAAACTCTCTTTTACTTCGGCTTCAGCAATTGAATTAAAAACGACACCAGCACCTGCTTGAATTGTTGCGATTTCGTTTTCTACATAAGCCGATCGTATGGTAATACAGGTATCTAGATTGCCTAAATCTGTAAAATAACCTATAGCTCCACCATAACTTCCTCTTTTTTCTTTTTCGTACTCTGCTATTAATTCCATAGCGCGAATTTTAGGAGCTCCTGTTAATGTTCCCATGTTCATACAGGCAGCATACGCATGTAATGCATCAAGACCTATTTTTAGCTTGCCTATAACTCTTGATACGAGGTGCATTACATGAGAGTATTTATCGACCCTTACTAAATCAGAGACATATCTTGATCCCGGTTTACAAATACGAGCAAGATCGTTCCTAGCGAGATCTACCAGCATCAAATGTTCTGCCAGTTCTTTATGATTAGTTCTCATTTCTAATTCGATTCTACTGTCTAAATCTAAATCTATTTTCCCGTTTTCATCAAAGCCCCGGGGTCTAGTACCTGCAATAGGGTAAAGTTCGATTTGTCTTGTTTGTTCATCGTATTTTAATGAACTTTCCGGCGAAGCTCCAAATAATGTAAAATTTTTATCTTGCATAAAAAACATATAAGGACTGGGGTTGCTTTTTTTAAGTTTTTGATAAGCAGACAATGAATTAGGACAGGGTAAATAAAATTTTCGAGATGGTACTACTTGAAAAATTTCACCTTTTTGAATTAATTTTTTTAGCTTCTTTATTATAGAGCAATATTGATCGTCATTCATATTTGAAGTTAAATTAATATTGTGTATTTTAATTTGATCTATTTTTTTCAACTGTTGATTTAATTTATTTTTTATTTCTTGTGTTCTTTCTTGAATTCTTTTTTTTTCATTGATATTTTGAGAAAAAATACTACTTTGAATTAAACAGGTTCTCTTTTGGTGGTCTAAAACAAGCAGGGTTTCAGCTAAATAAAAACAAAAATTTGAACATTTTTGATCGCCTATTAGATCAGGCAGAGTTTCGAACGTGGATATAAGATCATAAGAAAACAAGCCACCAAAAAACATTGCTTTAGGTATATTGTTTTTATTTTGAAAGATTTTCATGATGAATCTAAAGGCATCTAACACTGACAATGAAAACAATTTTTCATCTTCATTAAGATTTTTAGGAATATTGGGAAAAATGAGGATAATATTTTTATTTTCTTCCTGTATTT
It contains:
- a CDS encoding anthranilate synthase component 1 is translated as MQNSLHEIEIIQNKAHYHPDPTLIFNHLCASKPATLLLETAEIHKKNALESIMIIDSAIRFTCEKNSVQLTPVSTNGESILLILKTHIPKYIEIQEENKNIILIFPNIPKNLNEDEKLFSLSVLDAFRFIMKIFQNKNNIPKAMFFGGLFSYDLISTFETLPDLIGDQKCSNFCFYLAETLLVLDHQKRTCLIQSSIFSQNINEKKRIQERTQEIKNKLNQQLKKIDQIKIHNINLTSNMNDDQYCSIIKKLKKLIQKGEIFQVVPSRKFYLPCPNSLSAYQKLKKSNPSPYMFFMQDKNFTLFGASPESSLKYDEQTRQIELYPIAGTRPRGFDENGKIDLDLDSRIELEMRTNHKELAEHLMLVDLARNDLARICKPGSRYVSDLVRVDKYSHVMHLVSRVIGKLKIGLDALHAYAACMNMGTLTGAPKIRAMELIAEYEKEKRGSYGGAIGYFTDLGNLDTCITIRSAYVENEIATIQAGAGVVFNSIAEAEVKESLNKAKAVINAIKTAHC